Within the Pelmatolapia mariae isolate MD_Pm_ZW unplaced genomic scaffold, Pm_UMD_F_2 NODE_ptg000125l+_length_35581_cov_1, whole genome shotgun sequence genome, the region TTTACTGCGATAACTGCAAGGCCAGATGGGGAAGTAACAGTCACACTGCAGTAAGGCTGTGTTAACAGTTAATAAAAACATCGATTTTATAAGAGTATGCTGAGGCATTTATTGGCCTGCAGACGATGAGAGACAAAAGGAATTTTGCTGTGTGAGCTTTACATTATTGCATGCATTTCGTGGAGTGCCATATATATTAAACCAGCTAAATTACACCCATGTAATAAGTATTATAAGTGAGAGCGATTAGCCGATTAGCTGCTGTGGCATTCAGACAATGGGAATcctttaaataaacaaataacacaCAACATTAAAATGATCAAAGTACAAATTATTTAGCCATGaagatgtttgggtttttttggagaTGACAGCAGGACAGTCACATTACATACTCAGAACATTTTGTAAAATGTTATTACATGACTCCAGCTCACTGTTGAGAGCAGTTCTCTCACCTGTTCTGAATACCACTCTGATCATCTTTGACCCCAAAGAAAATGGCTCCCACGATGAGAGCGAGGAAAACGTTGACTCCCAGCTGCGTAAGAGATTTAGACAACGTGATGACTTCTGTGCCTACAACATACACATTCATTATGTTGTTATATAAAAAACTTAAAACCTCCTTAAGTCCACTTTAATCCAAACTTACCAGTTTGCGTTTATGGAAAAACTAAATTCAACTTTTGGgggtataaaacaaaacaaaaaaggtggGTACAGAGGACTGAAGTGAGCAGAAAATGCTAAGGTTATGTCCTCCTGAACTGATCCTGGGGTGAGATGACTGAATGGAGTGAACAAAAAGGTGAAAGCAAGACATGTTTTAAGCTGAAACTATTTACAGGTTATGACAGGACTAAGCGGTTCCCAGGGTGAAGGGATAAGCCAGTAAGGTTGAGCCTTTTTCACCTCATTCCCCTCAGTCCCTCATGTGGAAGCTGGGCAGCGGGGGAATAGGTCATGATGCCATCATGTGATGACTCCCACACCGGGGCCAAGGGGCTTTGGCTAGATATGATATCAGTTCAGATTCAGGCCCAAAGAGGCAGGAGTGGGGTCACAACAGTCACCAAAGCTGATTACAGCACCCATGCCACCAAGGACCTCTCTCGAAGGATTATTTTGACTTATTTAGGACCAATTAGCTGTTAATAATTCTTAAAGTGAGGAGACTTCTGACAGCATTTTGCCGCCATGGGGCGACTAATGAAGGCATAAAGCTGACCCCTCTAACATGCTGTCTGCGTATCCTGCTCAGGATGATGGGGCCAATACAatgtatgcttttatttttaaacatacttAAGTTTAAACCTGTCACTAATGAACTATTCAAAGTTACCAATTTAGCTACAAAAAAGTTGGTAAAAGTCTTTACCAGTTAATGAGCTTTATGTTCAGCTGACAGACACGAGAGTGGCACTGACCGACGTCTGAAAGTCGAACACGTGCCCTAAAAGACGATGGTGTACGTGCTTACCTGGGCCACAGATGTTTGGGGGTTCAACATGAGGTTCTGAAATGTTCTGTGAAGGACCCATCGTAGCTGGTGAAAGAACGAGCTGTTGTAGGTGATGGTGCGGGACTTTGGGAGGGACCCACAGCGCTTATCTTTAACAATGCGTTCCAGTTCGGCTCGTGTGTTGCTGGAGTAACCGCTGTTCCTGTACTCATCCACCAGGCGCTCCTCGATGCTCTGCCTGGAGCTACTGAGCTCCTCGAAGTCCAAATCTgttcacaaatacaaaaaaaaccactcagttatattttatttttatagcaccaATTCACTCTGGCACTTTATATACAGATTTGACTCAAGAATAGAGTTAATCGTCGACTATGTACACCCCACAATTcaacagcttgtagaaccacctatAGCAGCCACGACTTAAGCTATTGTCtacatcaggggtgtcaaactcaattgcacagggggccaaaactcaaggcacactttaggtcgcgggccaaacaagataaacatttattgaacacactaaaacaatgttttttaaacataaatatgaataaaaacagacaggaatatcattccagattaaataaacttaaaaaaataaactttaactttaaatattttgctctttataaaactatatcctgtcaaaattatgcaagttagaaatatgaacatgctgccaaaaaccccagaaaaaataaatgaaagcatacacAAGGTTGGAGCCGCATGTAAACGGAGctgggcattgcttcaggaatggaactaataaactctgcgggccattcagtgtcgtactttgccttgagtgtatcattacactgcagctccatctgaatctgcacaggtgcagttcagcaaagtccgctgacttggttcaacattacttggcaacagggaaagtgaggcaggttgcactggtgcatttgtgacagcttcacttgaaatgccttcaccgcatcaaacatgccatgtccatgaactgacagatttccttgctgagctcaaaaactctattgagaatttttatcccaactcagccaacggacctctgtatgataaggaatgtcggcaaactctgaatctatttcccacataaaagtctgaaattgacggtgatttaaacttttagctcagataaaatttacggtctgcgttacggtgatcattacatgctccatttttaggactttaccacacagcctttcctggtgtatgatgcagtgatatgctgttaactcaccggtacagttctcctcctgcatctttactcgcatcctgccgactagtccgcttttttcaccgcacaacaccggcgctccatctgttgtaagtccaacaagtttgtcccagggcagtttcacgTCGGTTACACtttcttttcctgtcgttgtcccgtgcatcgatttaatgttcaatatttcctctccacggatgaagatggccagctgtgcaatgtccatcatgtctgtactttcatccacagcaagagagtatgcaataaagtttttgcttctttcacacaactgtgttcttaaatcagtggccatctcacaaacccgatcagcaatcgtatttctcctcaggctcacatttgccaaaatctgcgttttttctggacacaagacgtcgcacagcttcatcatgcagctcttcagagtggtaccAGGCTGATTTGGCTGTCTCCTCTGCTaaaataaaacttgctttcacgacagcttcactttgtgattttgctctggtgaaaaaagtctgctgaaatgtcagattcttctttagacttctactttctgtagtttctgctctgcatttagctttttcagcttacgttttgtctcgtagtgccatcttgaattaaaatccttaattacagccacattagctccactaataagacacacgggtttaccgGCAATGGCTGTAAATatatattcagtcacccactggcgctgaaaggctctgctttcagaatcaacttttctctccaccattgtgagcggctagcttcgcagaagtttgacttgattgatgcgggaatgttcccagttagcctagcgttcagcATGGAGGCTGCAGCGCagcattatgggatctgtagtttgtttattattagcgcctcacatcgccgggccatgcataacaataataatacatctatataaaatgatctcgcgggccagatataaatgtacgccgggccggatgtggcccgcgggccatgactttgacacatgtggtCTACATGACTTTATCAAACTCTCCCATGGATGTGGAGGAATCCctgatttttttctgcttatgtTTTCACGTGACATTTTTTCACTTGCAGAAAATGTTAACAAAAATTAAAGCTCTATGAGGTCCAGTAACAACCATCTGTCTTCCTGTTTTACTCTGTCAACTCTAATTTGTGTGTTTGACATGTTGTTCTAATCACTCTAAATGTcaaatttaaaacactttaaaaaacttgttaataaAAAGTTCCAGGTAAAAATACTGTATCTTCTTTATTGTATCGTACCTTTTTGTGGATGTtgcaaaaccaaagaaaaatgcaaagaaatgaGCACATATGCACAggatatgtttgtttgttgttattcTACGAGACCAGGAGATGTGATACAAGCTTGACTGAATATTCATGGATGGTTAATTATGCCGCTACCTTCAGAGCCGTGCACTTTGGTCATTGCTGTGGCGGTGAAGTCTCCGTTAATCACATCCAAAAAGAAGTCAGCTGGGTTGTTGTGGGCCTCGCAGGCATAGCCTTAAACACAAATCACAAAGATGCAGCTCAAATCAAAGCAAATCCTATACATATAGTGACACTGCAGCTTTTTTAGAAGCTGCACATCCATCTACATTTATTTACTGTCTTGTGATGTTACTGTTTAGTCATTGTAATCACCGATGTTGGCAAAGTAGTCCAAAGCGTTTGGTGCTGGTCCGTGGTACACCATTTTACCGCCGACCAACAGTGTGAGAGTGTCAAACAGTCTGTAGATGGAGTAGCGAGGTTGGTGGATGGACATAATTATGGTTTTACCATGACTCGCCATTCTGAAAAGACACATAACACAGTAAAAAATCAATATGCACTACAATATATTGATCTAAATAAAGTAGAAGCAAATAGCAGCAATTTTCctgctttaatttttctttgtaaaatgaTAAGCTTCTGTTTAAAGTTAACCAAACTCCAGAATTTAGCTTGAAACACTTTTCAAAATCCTTTAAAGCCCAGAAGCTCAAGATTTTACTTTATTCTAAAGAAATCTGAGAAATTAGAGACAGTCCGGGTTTTCTCACCTTTTCAGCAGGAGCAGGACAGAGTTAGCAGTGCTTGCGTCTAGGCCGGTGGTCGGTTCATCCAGAAATAGGACAGCAGGATCGATGATCAGCTCCATGCCGATGtttgtcctctttctctctcctcctgagATTCCTCGGGTCATCTGCGTGCCCAcctgaggaacaaaaaaaacaacaaaaaaacacaacggGAATCGCTGAAAACACGCTTCATCTGCCGGGGCAGGCTGCTTGTTAGAGGACAGGTGAGTGACAGGCTGTGATTATCTGCAGCACCTTGGAGTCAGCCACTTCGGTGAGACCCAGTTCTTTAATGAGGTGATTGACTCGAGCCTCCTTCTCGACCTGAGGCACGGAGACGTGCAGTCGCAGAGCCGCAGAAAAACGCAGATTCTCTCTCACGGTCAGGGTGCCCATGACCACATCTTCCTAGTAGGGAGACGAAAGCTTGATCAAAGGTCACAAACAGAGAAGCTATTTTGTAGTTATCATTTCCACGAATCCTTAAGGGAAACAACCAGAAACAAGACGGAGTTCAGAACACTGCCTCACTGCAAGAAGGAGTGAACCTCAGCAGGGTTTGCAGGTTTTTCTGGGAGGTCTAAGCCTGCCTGCCTGTCTTCTCTAAGGACACTTGCACAAAATATTTCTCATCTCAAGAGTTTCTTCTTAAAAGAGGTCTAACACAAACAATCTCAGCACTATGTTTAATGTTTAAGGGCCAACCTCTGTGTGTTAAGTTGGTTTTACAGCCTACAACATTTGCTTTGCTCTCAGACGCAGAGTCTAAGAGAAAGTCAAAGCTCTCAGCTTTTTCTGCATGAAAGCTTAAAGAAACCTGTCGAGGCCGGCCAATACGTcactgaaaaaaaccccaaaacaaaaaataaatagtgAAAAGCCAGTTTACACGTTGCTTAATTTAGCACCTAAAGAGAGCTGCATTAAGTACGTAGAAAATAAACCAGAGAATGACTCCGACTTACAGTGCTTAACAGGTTTATTAGACCAAAACACAATTTAAGTTTTATCCCACAGCTGTTCTAAATTAACAGCACTGCTAATTACCAAAATCATTTCTTATGTTTCTGCAATGATTAATCCACCAGCATCCATACGCTGTTTAATTGAAaggatttattttaatgttaacaTATATTTATCTGCCCTATCCATAATTTttcaaatttaacattttacaaaaaagctgaattttttttttaaatttagaattACAGGTTTTTTTACTTGTGCTCCTAAacagaaaaattattttttgcgATTGACGCTCAATTAATTCCTGACTTCTCAGAGACGACTAAAGTGCCGGCTCAAATTTgggtataaaaatgtaaattcagCTGTTATTTACCTGATAAATAGTAATATAATTTGTAATTTTGAACAAATTTTTGAtagatttctaaaatatttgtgctttcttgtttttgtggcAGGTGCTATCAAGcatttgttaagcactgtacatttatcaaataaatacatttcaaaacataaTATCACTATATCCATATCAGTGCATCTGAGTGGATATAAAATGGTTAATATGGGTTATTTAAAGAAATACAAATTTACCTGGACGACATAGCCAGAGAGGCACTTAAAGTTTGGAGGCTGTGGGGCTCCATCAATGAGAACTTCACCCGACAGACCTGCGGGATCCTTCCTCGCAGCCAGAATATCCAAGAATCTCAAAGACAAAGACCAAAGAAAAATTCTAAAGATATCCAAAACAAAAATTAAGGTAATTATTTCAAGACTATATACGATTAGTTCCATAAGTATTCAGATAATGTCATTTGAATTCAACGGGCCTAAAAATATCACATTAACTGTTTGGGAATTGCAGGCCTTTTATGCATAAATACCCCATTTTTAAAGGTTCGAAAATAATTAACAAGACGTTTCGTGGCTAGGTGAGGCTCTTCCCCTTATAATTTCAACTGACAAATGAAACAGACGTAATATCTGAAGTCAGCTCAAAGTATTATGAGCTGACAGAAGGTTTAATAAACagtccagtttaaaaaaaaaaatcatggttcAAGCTTTACAGGTTTAAGAGCGGCCAAATGAAACACCTGGTTGGTTCCTAAAAACAATGAATCCACTGCCCAGTATTATGACGACTAAAGTGCTGAATTAGTTCTATGGGTCACCGCATCTAACCAAGTGAAGAGCACTATGATCAAGAGACGCCTTCATGAATACAGAGCGTTTACTACAAGGTGCAAACCTCTGGTTACACATCTACAAGAGCTCGCACAGttcaggcaaaaaaaacaaccttggaAAAATGAAACCAAGATGAACGCATACCAGTatgaacagaagagaaaacaatggtgaaggagagaaaatgctcatgatccaaagcacAACCCACCCTCTGTCAAACATGTCAGATGGCTGTTCACAGCAAATGCAATACTTACTTGTACTGCTTGTATCACTGTTTGTTCAATCACATATTGATTAATTGATTTATACTGTAATAAGATAATAATACAATGATTTATAGACCTAactgtatttttgaaaactgaagtGGTACTCACGAAGACTTTCCACTTCCAGTAGGTCCAAGAATAGCATTCAGACCAGGTCTCATAATCCCACTGTGAGACAGTGACACAGGCAAAAAGTGAGTGTAAtgatttaataatgaaaaaagaaactcaaataCTGGGACACATATTTGCTTATGTTtccaattaaaaatgttttttcttagaTTTTTATGCCACTGTATCGGTTTTATGCCACAGACACAAAGCATGTGAATCAAAGTAGTTAATATGGTCCTTAGACACATGCTGAAATGCAGCACTTTTATTAAATGAATCATCCCTCCTAATCCCATTTAAAGTAATATTCATGAATGGAATTTACAGCAAATACAGATAtcatatcatttttaaaaatgtaacaatttaAAGAACTTCAGAGACTTCAGAAAGCACGGAGTGAGTCAGTGATTTAAAACAGAGCTGAAGACTGAATTAAGGTCTGGCGGTGGATCACGTGACACTGTTTAATTCGTTTCCCTGGCAGACTACTCTTTAGTGCATTTGAGAGATTATATGCAAGAAACCATGCTTAATATCATATAATTAACACTGTGGCAGGAAAAAGGTTCCCCCTAAAAAAAACTTGTGTGAAATGATTCATTCTTCCATGGGAAACGTCAGCTGTATTTAATACCATCAGAAAGGAACTGCAAGGGTCTATTCACTATTGTCCCACTTTGTGGAACGATGCAATGAGCCATACTGGACTGacatggaaaacaaaacaaaaaaagcaagatGACACCCCCCAAAAATCAAGAAATCTAAAACaatcattttgcattttttctgaAAGTCAACAAAGTAAAAGTCATAAGATTTCTACTGTTTAATGGGGTTTTGTGCATGTTCAGCTAGCTTAAGCAGAGGggcaataattttaaaaaacagattattaaatgttttacagGTTTTCTGCTGCACTTATCAAGTGAGCAAATCATAGCTCTGCAGGTTAATATCTGTAAATTCTGTAAATTCATGTGCGCGTTAGTGTGTGAGTGATGAGAAAACGGAGGAAAGcgagtgagaaggtgacagagcggagaaagacaaagagactGACTTGAGGTCCACCAGTACTTCCTTGGAGAGGATCTTTCTTTTGCAGAGGAAGCCGCTCTGCTGCTGCACTTTGTACTGGATGTTGTGGAAGCTCACGGTGGAACCGCACCGCTGTTTCTTCCCGTCCACGCCCGTGCCGACCTTTGACACGGCCATCCCGTTAGTACCGATGTCTTCTATCATTGCGATGTTGATGTGACTGGTTTTCTCCATCATCCTCTGCTGCAACCAAAAACACAGAATTTTACACATGAAAGAGAAACGCTGTTACTTTACTAAAGGCACAGACTGATCAGTATGGTGATAAGGATCGCTTTGTAGTGGTGTTAAGGTTTCCACCTCTTGAATACCTGCTGCATGCAAATCACTTTTTGAAGCAATAATCCTAAAATCAGCATAGTTATCAGCTGTTTTAACCATCCTGAGAGTctcatttaaataataaacacctgcaaaagttGTAAATAACAAGATAGTAACTAAATGTTCATTGCCAAAGGAGGCATTAGCTCTaaattttataaagcaaaaacgATCAACACGTGGACACACATTTCTTCTAATCTACTCTAAtctaattttaattttgaaGTTGTAAGTTTAAATGCAGTCTAAGGCTGGTATTCTATGGCTTCGAAGGGATAAACTGATAAGgataaataaatgcaacaaaTAAAAATCCTGGATTTTAAGGAACAGTGGATTTTTCCCTGAATTACTCAGTTATGAGACATGCAGGACAACATTGTAAGCTTAATATTTCTAAACTCATTTATGAGGGTCCTCGACTCAAAGGACATGTCcactatttatttttaatttgtattagaGGACTAAAGATGTACTGAAACGTATTGAtgtgctttattattattattattattattattattattattattattattattattattgggaacaaagtacagtttttaaatccaCACGTTGTTTCTGTGGCACGCGCTGCCCTTTAtaacagtgttttgtgtttgagcTCAcgtgttaaagaaaaaaaaaaaaaccacaacaggTATATGAGTGGACAAGAATATTATAGCTATGTAAAACATGTGACCTCGGTGATTTACACTCCATGGGTCAAACCTGCCTGAGATAAAATTAAGGGACTATTTCTTCTTGCGCCAATACtaaagcaaagcagcagctgcACGTGATTTCTTGTAGacgttaataaataaaatatgattgaagAGCTGCTGAAATCaacagagagaggaaagaaaatctTTGTAGCTGTGACTTACCGGGCGGTGAGGATGTGAGAGggctgctgctgcagactgATGGCCAGCGGCACCTCACCCACAAGGGTCAACCCCACTCAGGCTGGGGGAGGGAGGTGAGGCCCATCACATTTTTCACAGCTgctcctttttctctttttttccccgttTTATTGTATTATTCATACAAAAGTTAGCCAGATAACGTCATTATAaatcaaagcatttttttttataattatgcCACTTATAATACATCAGCTTACCCCCCTTTTCCACCAGAGTTACTGGTTTCTTCCAGGAGTTGCAATATAATGAAATCTGCATCTGGCAATCTGTTGTTTAGCTACCCACTACTGTATGGGGTTACACATGAGTGCTGAGGGTCAGAACTTAATAGATTGTAGCTGAAGTAGTTAGTAGAGCGTCTATCCCCTTTTAAAATGTGTAGAAATGCAGTTTAATAGTTCCGGACATTTAATTCGAGGGGTGACTGACAGATACACAGCTTACAGATTTTTAGGGGGTGGGAATTTAAATGCTAATGCATCATTGCATTGAAGTTTGCATACCTGGCTCATTTTACACAAACTTTTATCGTCAgtcaaattaattaaatacgtGTGGCTAACTTTAGTTCGTCAGAAGAGAGTATATCTACCTGTGGCATCCTGGTAAAGTAGATGTACTGCAGtaactttgtgtttgtgataCTAAAGCCCAGAGTGTGACTGTGAATGCTGGATTTCGATGCCTGCGTGTAAAAGAAAATTCATATCTGTGTCTTCATGCAACTCTTGACTAAACATAATCAGGTTTCACAGGAGGGCATAATGGATTTATTGCACAAGATATAGTCTCTGTTAGGTTGCCAACAATCCTGTGAAGATTGTAGAGAAATATGATCCTAATTTTAGCAGCATTAGATTGCAACGGTGTGATGCTGGGTCCGGAGTTTGAAAGAGTCTGCATGTGTGCATTAGTGTGCCTATCGATTTTCAACATAAGTGCTTCAGGAAAACGGCCTTATGTAACTTCTTTGGTGTCACGGAGTAACTCTACTCTGTGGAAGCTTCCACCTAAAGACGTCTACTGCATTCATGTACGGATAGAAAACGACTCGGGAACCCACGACAAGGAAAGATGTGAAGCACAGGCTGACACCTGCAATCCCACTCAGTGCTTCTTGCCGTGGATTCTGTGGTGGATCCATTGGATCAGTGTCAGAACAAACATTAACTTTGAGTTTTGTCTCCCCCTGGTGGCCTTGGGAGAAATCTTACAGTGGCTCAGAATATTCTCTCAGAGTATCTCCATGCTGTGGTCATGTATCCTTGTGGCACATGGCACTTTTCACGTAGATCTGAGATGGTTGCTTTCTGACTAAGTCTTAAACAATATGTCATTCATCTATTTAGTCAAGCCGCTCAACCTATATAACTCCAAAACATCATGTAGCCAGATGCT harbors:
- the LOC134622673 gene encoding broad substrate specificity ATP-binding cassette transporter ABCG2-like — translated: MMEKTSHINIAMIEDIGTNGMAVSKVGTGVDGKKQRCGSTVSFHNIQYKVQQQSGFLCKRKILSKEVLVDLNGIMRPGLNAILGPTGSGKSSFLDILAARKDPAGLSGEVLIDGAPQPPNFKCLSGYVVQEDVVMGTLTVRENLRFSAALRLHVSVPQVEKEARVNHLIKELGLTEVADSKVGTQMTRGISGGERKRTNIGMELIIDPAVLFLDEPTTGLDASTANSVLLLLKRMASHGKTIIMSIHQPRYSIYRLFDTLTLLVGGKMVYHGPAPNALDYFANIGYACEAHNNPADFFLDVINGDFTATAMTKVHGSEDLDFEELSSSRQSIEERLVDEYRNSGYSSNTRAELERIVKDKRCGSLPKSRTITYNSSFFHQLRWVLHRTFQNLMLNPQTSVAQLGVNVFLALIVGAIFFGVKDDQSGIQNR